Part of the Streptomyces sp. f51 genome is shown below.
ACGCCTCCCTGCTGCTCATCCCGCGCGTGGGTTTCCTGCCCCCCGACGATCCCCGGGTGATCGGCACGGTCGACGCGGTCCGCGCGGAACTCGCCCCGGACGGTTTCCTGGTCCGCCGCTACACCGCCGCGGCGGCCGGTGTCGACGGGCTTCCGGGCGACGAGGGCGCCTTCGTCGTCTGCTCCTTCTGGCTCGCGGACGCGCTGCATCTGACGGGCCGTACGCGGGAGGCGCGCGAGCTGTTCGAGCGGCTGGTCGGCCTCACCAACGACCTGGGACTGCTGTCCGAGGAGTACGACCCGGTCGCGGGCCGCCAGCTCGGCAACTTCCCGCAGGCCTTCAGTCACATCGGCCTCGTGGTGACCGCCCTCAGTCTGTTCGGCGTCGACGGGCCGGTGCAGGCGGAAGGGGCCGTGCCGCCGGGATAGGGAAGGATGGGGCCATGGATCTTGGACTGAAGGATCGTGTGTACGTCGTCACGGGAGCCACCCGGGGCCTGGGCAACGCCGCCGCGCGCGAACTGGTCGCCGACGGCGCCAAGGTGGTCGTCACCGGACGCGACGAGGACACCGCGGCGGCCGCCGCCTCCGCGCTCGGCCCGAACGCGGTAGGGGTGGCGGCCGACAACGGCGCCGCGGAGACCCCGGCCCGGCTGATCGCCGGTGCCCGTGAGCACTTCGGCGGCTTCGACGGCATCCTGATCAGCGTCGGCGGGCCGCCGCCCGGGTTCGCCGCGGACAACACCGACGAACAGTGGATGGTGGCGTTCGAGTCGGTCTTCCTCGGCGCGGTCCGCCTGGCCCGCGCGGCCGCGGGGGAACTCGGCGAGGGCGGGGTCATCGGCTTCGTGCTCTCCGGCTCGGTGCACGAGCCGATCCCCGGGCTCACCATCTCCAACGGTCTGCGTCCTGGCCTCGCGGGGTTCGCCAAGTCCCTCGCGAACGAGCTGGGCCCGCGCGGCATCCGCGTGGTCGGGCTGCTGCCGTCCCGCATCGACACGGACCGCGTCCGCCAGCTGGACGGGCTGTCCGCCGACCCCGAGGCCACCCGCGCGGCCAACGAGGCCCGCATCCCGCTGCGCCGCTACGGCGCCCCTGAGGAGTTCGGCCGCACGGCCGCGTTCCTGCTCTCCCCCGCCGCGTCGTACCTCTCGGGCATCATGCTCCCGGTGGACGGCGGGATGCGGGGCGGGTTCTAGGACTTCCGGGGCGCCTGCGAGACGTGTCCGCCGGCGTACGGGGCGCCCGCCCGGGCAGGTGCCCCGTCAGGTCACGCGTTCGGCGCGGTGCTTGACGCCGCGCAGGCGCACCTCCGCCGGGAGCGCGGCGAGACCGGCCGAGTCCCGCGCGTGGGCGAGGGCCTCCACGGTCAGCAGCCGCAGCGCGTACCCGGGGTCCACATGGGGTTCCAGCAGGAGCCGCACCCGCGCCGCGGGCAGGCTGCGCCGCCCGGTCAGATGGACGTTCGCGTGCTCGACGCCGTCCAGCCGGGCCGACTCGGCGGCCAGTACGCCCTCCAGCGCCTTTCCGCGCAGCAGCGCGCCCGCGCCGTCGCCGGTGTCGACGAGCACCTCGGCGAGCCGCCTGCGGCGCACGACGGCGACCAGCCACCACAGGGCGAGCAGCAGGAGCACCGCGAGCGCGGCGATGACGGCGGGCCACCACCAGCCCTGGTCCCGCCACTTGGTCCGTTCGGCGGTGCTGAGCAGCACGTCGTGCCGTCCGTCGTAGATCCACCACGAGGGCGGCCGTACGCCGAGTCCGACGGCGAGCACGGAACCGCCGAGGACGAGCAGCACGAGCCCGGTGAAGCCGATCAGTACCCGGTTGACGGTCCGCAGCACGGATCTCACCTCTTCTTTCCGGGGCGCGCGACGTGCACGGACAGGGCGGGCGAGCGGGCCAGTCCCAGTCCCTTGATGCCGTCGGCGAGCGTGGTGTCGAGGTCGGCGCGGACGTCGTCGAGTTCCCGGAAGTGCGACAGCGCGCGGACGTCGACCTTGCGGCGCTTCACGCGCACACGGACCGACTGCACACCGGCGACCTCCATGGCCCGGTCCCGGAGCGCCATCGCGGCGGCGCCCCGGTGCAGTCCGGCCCGGACGTCGGCGTGGGTGCGCCGCATGGGCAGGACGTCCCGCAGTCCGGGTGTGGCCGCGAGGACGATCAGCCAGAGTCCGATCGCGGCGGCGATCCCGGCGCCGACGAGCACCGCGGTGTCGTCGAGCGGCCGTTCGGCGAGCTGCCGGGCCAGCCAGGTCCGCCAGTACAGAGCGGTGCGTCCGGCGCGCACGGCCACGACGTCGTACAGGAAGGCGCCCGCCGCGACGAGGAGCAGGAGCGCGAGGACGCCGGCGGGCACGCGGCGCGCCGACCAGAACCTGCCCTGGCGGCCGTCCTCGTCCCCGGCGGTGCCCAGCGGTTCGTACGCGGCGGAGGAGGCGGACTGCCCGAGGGCGCCCGCGTCGTCCCCGCCCCCCGGCTCCGGCTTCTCCAGGACGGGTGTCTTGCGCGTGTCGTCGGAGCCCTGGGGCTCGCTCATCGCGTCCTCCCCTGTACCGCGCCGGACTCGGGTGCCAGATGCAGCCGCTCCACCTGGACGGCGACCTCGGGCACTTCCATTCCCGCCAACGCCTCTACCCGCTCGGTGACATGACGACGCACCGCGCCGCACTGGGCCCCGATGTCGGCGGGGTAGCCGAGTTCGAGGCTGACCCTGATCCGCGCGCTGTGCGTCGGGGTGCCGTCCGTGCCGCCGGTGCCGGACGCCTGCCGCCGCACGACGACCGTCGCGTGCGGGGGCACCGCGTCGGGGGGCAGCGGGGGCAGGGCCTCGCGCGCCGCCCGCGAGGCGATCTTCGCGACGACGCGGTCGGCGATCCGGGTGGCGCCCCGCTCGGGGGGCGCGACGGCCGTCGGGGCCGGCCGGGTCTCGCCCAGCCGGGCGGTCTGACCTGGCACGCGTCACCGCCGCCGGTCGTCACGCGCGCGGAAGAAGGCGCCGATGTCCAGATCCCCCTCCAGGAGCCGTCCGACGACGAACCCGACGGCCCCCAGGGCGGCCACCAGGAGGAAGGCGCCGAATCCGCCGAAGTACCCGGCGAAGGCCAGCGCCATTCCGGCGATCATGCCGATCACGGCCAAGCTCATGGGGCTCTCCTCAGCAGTCGGTGGCCGCGCGATCACTCATGGTGCGAAGGCCGGGGTGTCCGGCGGATTCCGGTGACCCGGGGTCACTGGAGTCGTGACTCCGGCTCTTCTTCCTCTTCCTCGGGCAGCTTCACATCACTCACCGCGATGTTGACTTCCACCACTTCGAGCCCCGTCATGCGCTCGACGGCGGAGATGACGTTCTCGCGTACGGCACGGGCCACATCGGAGATCGACACGCCGTAGTCGACGACGATCTCCAGGTCGAGCGCCGTCTGGAGCTCGCCGACCTCGGCCTTCACACCCCGCGTCACCGATTTGGTGGAACCGCCCGGCACCCGGTCGCGTACGGCTCCGAAGGTCCGGCTCAGCCCGCTGCCCATCGTGTGGACACCGAGTACGTCGCGGGCGGCGAGCCCGGCGATCTTCTCCACGACACCGTCGGAGATCGTGGTCCGCCCCCGGGTGGCGGCGTCTCCGCCGCCGCGCCTGGTGGGCTTACGGGTCTGCTGCGACTCCTTCTCGGTGTCGGGGCTGTCCGTCCGGTCCCGCTCGGTCATGTCGGTCATCGCCGTACGTCCCTTTCGGTCGTCCTCCTCTGCTCACAGTAGGTCGGGTCGCGCGGTCGCGCGCCGTGGATGGGGCAGGCTGGAGCAATGACGGCGGACCGGTGGACGCAAGGGGTACGGCATCAGCTCGGGCTCGGCAGATTCCTGCCGCTGGGTCTGGCGCTCGACGGCACGTGGATCACGGAGGAGGCGGCCGGGTCGGTGCTGCGGCGTGAGGCGGCGGCCGTGGCGGGGGTGCGGCTCGGGGCGCTGCGGATCGCGCTGGCCGACCCGGAATCGGCCGGCGAACCGGCCGTACCGCCGCCGCCGAGCGCCCTGCCGCCCGGTCCGCTGCGCGTCACCGCGGACTTCGGGGTCTCGGCTGATCCCACGGCCGCGGGCGCGGAGCCCCTTCCGGCCGTCGCGGCCCGGCTGCGTCTGACGGTGGTGTCCGCCGCGACCCGGCTCCTGGGCCTCGACGTCGAGGAGGTGGATCTACGGGTGACGGACCTGCTGGAGGACTCCCCCCACCCCCCGGACGGAGCACGGGAAACGCCCACGGCGATCCCGGCGGACACCGGGACGGCCGAGGGGGGTGCGGAGGGGGGCGGCGGCAGGCGGCCGGCGCCGCTGCCCAAGGATCCCGAGGAAGCCCGGATCGCGGCGGTCGCGTCGGCCGTCCCGGGCGTCACTCGTCTGACGGACGTACTGGGCCGACCGGTCCACGTCGAGAGCCCGCGCGCCACGGATCCGGCCCTGCCGCGCCGCCACATCCGGATCGAGCTCGCGGTCTCCGGGGACGAACGGACGGCGGACGTGGCACGCGCGGTGAGAGCCGCCGTCACCGAGGCCGCGCAGGACGCCCCGTCGGTGGCGGTCCTGGTGACAGCGGTGCCCCCACCCCACCCGTCACCCCGACGGTGACCGCAGCATGCCGGAACACGCGGCACCCCTGACCGCCGCAGCCCGGGGCGCGGGGCACCCCGGGCACCCCTGACCGCCGCAGCCCGGGGCGCGGGGCACCCCGGGCACCCCTGACCGCCGCAGACCGGGGCACGGGCCACCCTGACCGCCGCAGACCGGGGCACCGGCCACCCCGGGCGCCCACGACCATCACCGGCCGGGGCACGCAACACCCCGGGCGAGGCGACGACCGCCGGGCGGGACACGGGGCGCCCCGGGCGAAGGCGACCACCATCGGACGGGGTGCCAGGCACCTCCGTCCGAGAAGGTGACGCCCACTGGCCCAGAGATCCGCCCCTCGGGGGAAGATGACACGCGCCCGGCAGCTCACCCGACCCGGGAGAGGTGACAGCGGCAGCGCGCCCGATCTCGGGGGACGGTGACGCGCGCTCGGCAGCGCACCCGACCTCGGAGCGCATGATCCCGGCCGCCGGGTCACCCGGTCGCCAGGACATCGATCGCTCCGAGCCGGGGCACCCCGGTCGCCAGGACGTCGACCACTCCGGGCCGGGGCACCCCGGTCGCCGGGACGTCGGCCGTTCCGGGGCGGGGCACCCGGTGTCACCGGGTGCCGCCTCGGAGGGGCGGGGGCGAAAGGCCGGTGCGCGCCCGGACGGGCTACTCTCCGACGCCCGCCAGGTCGCGCAGCCTGCGGGCCTGGGCGGCCCGCTCGGCGGTGCGCTGTTCCTCGTACGACCGCTCCTGCGCCCCCCGCAGCAGCGCCTTCGTCTCGATCACGGCGTCCCGCGGCGCGGCCAGCAGGGCCGCGGAGAGGTCGGCGACGGCGGCGTCGAGCTGCTCGGCGGGCACGGCGAGGTTGGCGAGCCCGGTGCGCTCGGCCTCCTCGGCCAGGACGAAGCGGCCCGTGGCGCAGATCTCCAGCGCACGGGCGTACCCGACGAGCCCGACGAGCGGATGCGTCCCCGTGAGGTCCGGCACCAGACCGAGGCTGGTCTCGCGCATGGCGAACTGCACGTCGTCGGCGACGACGCGCAGGTCACAGGCGAGGGCGAGCTGGAACCCGGCACCGATGGCATGCCCCTGGACGGCGGCGATGGACACGAGGTCGCTGCGCCGCCACCAGGTGAACGCCTCCTGGTACTCGGCGATGGTCGCGTCCAGCTCGGCGTCGGAGCCGCGCGCGAGGTCGATGAACGACGGTTCCCCGTCGAAGCCCTCGGGCGTGAACGCCTGACGGTCGAGCCCCGCTGAGAAGGACTGGCCCTCGGCACGCAGGACGACCACGCGGACGGAGCCCGGCAGTGACCGCCCGGCCTGCGTCAAGGCCCGCCAGAGAGCGGGACTCTGGGCATTGCGCTTGGCCGGATTGGTCAGCGTCATCGTGGCGGTCGCGCCGTCGACGGTGAGCCGTACGCCGTCCTGGTCGAGTACGGGGTCGAGATCCTTGTCGAGCGAAGCCATGGGGTGCCTCCGATGGGTGCGGTCGGATCAGACGCGCGCCTCGCGAAGACACGAGAAACGCACCTAAGTGACTGCACAGTAACCACCCGGTCGGTCACCCGACCGACCGGGTGGTCACCACCGAAGCCGATGGGGACGCCCGGCCTCAGGCCGAGGCGGCCTTCTTGCCCCGCGTCGCGCCGCCACGCCCTCGGAGCGTGACACCCGACTCGCTGAGCATCCGGTGCACGAAGCCATACGAGCGGCCGGTCTCTTCGGCCAGCGCTCGGATGCTCGCACCGGAGTCGTACTTCTTCTTCAGGTCTGCCGCGAGCTTGTCGCGCGCGGCGCCGGTAACCCGGCTGCCCTTCTTCAGAGTCTCGGCCACCCGGTCCTCCTCATGGGAAGTGCGCTCTGGACTCTCATGATCACCCCTTTCGGGCGTCATGGCCACCCATTCGGCAAGGTCCGTAAGACAAGGTTTTGACGACAGGAGCCCGTCCCCACGAGTGGAATAAGTGATTCCGGGTGACGTCGCCCGTGCGGCCGAACGGGTTCCCGCGCGAAGTGCCTGGTCAGCGACGCAGAACGGCCGAGCCCTTGGGAACAAAGGACTCGGCCGTGAAATCGATGTACGACACACCTCGGTACGAGGAGATCTCACACAGATGATGGATCACGGATCGGCCGAATGATCCATACGCAGTGGATCACTCCATCGATCAAGGCGTGCCGGCCCCCCGCGGGAGGCCGCGCGAGGGTCAGGCGAGGGCCACCAGGTCGGCGTAGTCGGAGCCCCACAGGTCCTCGACACCGTCCGGCAGCAGGATGATCCGCTCCGGCTGGAGCGCCTCGACGGCGCCCTCGTCGTGGGTGACGAGGACGACGGCACCCTTGTAGGTGCGCAGCGCGCCGAGGATCTCCTCGCGGCTGGCCGGGTCGAGGTTGTTCGTCGGCTCGTCGAGCAGCAGGACGTTCGCGGACGAGACGACGAGGGTCGCGAGCGCGAGCCGGGTCTTCTCGCCGCCGGAGAGCACACCGGCCGGCTTGTCGACGTCGTCGCCGGAGAACAGGAACGAGCCGAGCGTCTTGCGGACCTCGACCAGATCCAGGTCGGGAGCGGCGGAGCGCATGTTCTCCAGGACCGTGCGCTCGGGGTCGAGGGTCTCGTGCTCCTGCGCGTAGTAGCCGAGCTTGAGGCCGTGGCCCTCGACGACCTCGCCGGTGTCCGGCTCCTCGGCGCCGCCGAGG
Proteins encoded:
- the amaP gene encoding alkaline shock response membrane anchor protein AmaP, whose translation is MRSVLRTVNRVLIGFTGLVLLVLGGSVLAVGLGVRPPSWWIYDGRHDVLLSTAERTKWRDQGWWWPAVIAALAVLLLLALWWLVAVVRRRRLAEVLVDTGDGAGALLRGKALEGVLAAESARLDGVEHANVHLTGRRSLPAARVRLLLEPHVDPGYALRLLTVEALAHARDSAGLAALPAEVRLRGVKHRAERVT
- a CDS encoding enoyl-CoA hydratase/isomerase family protein yields the protein MASLDKDLDPVLDQDGVRLTVDGATATMTLTNPAKRNAQSPALWRALTQAGRSLPGSVRVVVLRAEGQSFSAGLDRQAFTPEGFDGEPSFIDLARGSDAELDATIAEYQEAFTWWRRSDLVSIAAVQGHAIGAGFQLALACDLRVVADDVQFAMRETSLGLVPDLTGTHPLVGLVGYARALEICATGRFVLAEEAERTGLANLAVPAEQLDAAVADLSAALLAAPRDAVIETKALLRGAQERSYEEQRTAERAAQARRLRDLAGVGE
- a CDS encoding DUF6286 domain-containing protein, with protein sequence MSEPQGSDDTRKTPVLEKPEPGGGDDAGALGQSASSAAYEPLGTAGDEDGRQGRFWSARRVPAGVLALLLLVAAGAFLYDVVAVRAGRTALYWRTWLARQLAERPLDDTAVLVGAGIAAAIGLWLIVLAATPGLRDVLPMRRTHADVRAGLHRGAAAMALRDRAMEVAGVQSVRVRVKRRKVDVRALSHFRELDDVRADLDTTLADGIKGLGLARSPALSVHVARPGKKR
- a CDS encoding Asp23/Gls24 family envelope stress response protein, with amino-acid sequence MPGQTARLGETRPAPTAVAPPERGATRIADRVVAKIASRAAREALPPLPPDAVPPHATVVVRRQASGTGGTDGTPTHSARIRVSLELGYPADIGAQCGAVRRHVTERVEALAGMEVPEVAVQVERLHLAPESGAVQGRTR
- a CDS encoding nucleopolyhedrovirus P10 family protein, translated to MTADRWTQGVRHQLGLGRFLPLGLALDGTWITEEAAGSVLRREAAAVAGVRLGALRIALADPESAGEPAVPPPPSALPPGPLRVTADFGVSADPTAAGAEPLPAVAARLRLTVVSAATRLLGLDVEEVDLRVTDLLEDSPHPPDGARETPTAIPADTGTAEGGAEGGGGRRPAPLPKDPEEARIAAVASAVPGVTRLTDVLGRPVHVESPRATDPALPRRHIRIELAVSGDERTADVARAVRAAVTEAAQDAPSVAVLVTAVPPPHPSPRR
- a CDS encoding helix-turn-helix domain-containing protein, which codes for MAETLKKGSRVTGAARDKLAADLKKKYDSGASIRALAEETGRSYGFVHRMLSESGVTLRGRGGATRGKKAASA
- a CDS encoding SDR family oxidoreductase, producing MDLGLKDRVYVVTGATRGLGNAAARELVADGAKVVVTGRDEDTAAAAASALGPNAVGVAADNGAAETPARLIAGAREHFGGFDGILISVGGPPPGFAADNTDEQWMVAFESVFLGAVRLARAAAGELGEGGVIGFVLSGSVHEPIPGLTISNGLRPGLAGFAKSLANELGPRGIRVVGLLPSRIDTDRVRQLDGLSADPEATRAANEARIPLRRYGAPEEFGRTAAFLLSPAASYLSGIMLPVDGGMRGGF
- a CDS encoding Asp23/Gls24 family envelope stress response protein: MTDMTERDRTDSPDTEKESQQTRKPTRRGGGDAATRGRTTISDGVVEKIAGLAARDVLGVHTMGSGLSRTFGAVRDRVPGGSTKSVTRGVKAEVGELQTALDLEIVVDYGVSISDVARAVRENVISAVERMTGLEVVEVNIAVSDVKLPEEEEEEPESRLQ